The genomic window GGTCTTTTGATGGTGGCCATTTATATGGAAGCTTCATCATCTTGGCACCGGCCGCGTCAGACCCCACGCACAAGAACCGTGAGCGGCAAGTGTTGCTCCGTCCTAACTCGGGGTATTATTTATTGTCTTGTAAGCAGAGAAGAGATACTACCTGAGAACAGGGCATAGCTTAGCTGTAGCTAGCAGTGTATGGCTATGGCGCTGCGTGGTACTCCATGATTAAGCAGGCCCTACCCTACCATGGAGGGAGCTATCAATCGGTGGACCACCATCGCAGATTAATGCGTGTGTGGACGGAGCCTTTTACGAAAGAGTTTGGCCGTATCCTTTTAGAGAGAGATTGGCATATGCTTATCTTAATCAGTCAGGTTGGCCCATGCAATGCAAGCACGGAGTCTCTCGCTCGCACTAGTGAGTAGAGTAGCCTGACCTGAGAGCTCGGTTAAGGCCGAAAGGCTGCTTTACAGGGAGACGGTAATACTACTTCCATCCACAGCTGATCATCCCACACTAGTGCTGCTACTGCAGGATGAAAAGATCCTGCAGTAGTACTTCCGGCGTGTCGCCATCTGAGGAGCAAGTTGCGGGGTGTGGGCAGTGGGCCTGCCTTCATTTCTTGCACAAGAAACCGCCGGTGGTCCTGTCTTGATAACTCACACAAAGGTCGGGTCGGGTCTACTGTCATGCGTCATAATCAAGTGTTTAGTCGGTAATTTGGTTTGGAATAGATAGAAGCCTGTGGCACGGAGGGAACCTTCCCGCTACTTGCTTTGCTCGCCTTTCTGTCTCCTGTACCGCAGTACGTCTCCGGTTCCTTCTCGCGAGCCCCTCTGCATGCcatgcgctctctctctctctctctctctctctcctctggaTAAAAAGTGGGCTGGGCCGGAGACAGGTCAAAAGTGGCAGCCTTTAGCGCAAAGCTGTGTGTCTGTGCGTGTCAGAAGGAAACGCCTACTCCACCTATCACGCTTATTATCAGCACATCTGCTTATATTTGTTTATGCGCTGAACAACGCATCTGCTTATCACTAACCACTGTGAAATGCTCACTAATATAACACCCCACAAAGTGGATTCACTGCTTATGCTTAGCACTAGTGGAgcatcttttcttttctttggtccTTGATGATTGACCTGGTGGTGGTGATTGTGTGCGCAGTACATGGTGTTCGCGTGCGCTGACTCCCGTGTGTGCCCCTCGGTCACCCTGGGCCTGGAGCCCGGCGAGGCCTTCACCATCCGCAACATCGCCAACATGGTCCCGTCCTACTGCAAGGTCTCGCCCCGtttcctttttcctctctttttttttcctttttcttttccccgAGGTGCATTATTGACGATATTTTTTTGTCAACTACAGAACAAGTACGCTGGTGTTGGATCGGGCATCGAATACGCCGTCTGTGCTCTCAAggtcaacaccccccccccccccccccccccccccctctctctttctctggtGCTGTCGCTTCTAAAATAGGAGTGCCATAATGCATTATTGCACTAGTGGACTTTGCTGTCATCCAACTACTAGTACAAGAACAAGTGAACATGGACACTGACCGTATTTTAGAGCATGGCCTGATATGGACTTTTGGGGGCTGCAGGTTGAGGTCATCGTGGTGATTGGCCACAGCCGCTGCGGTGGAATCAAGGCTCTCCTCTCACTCAAGGATGGCGCAGACGACTCCTTGTAAGTACTACCAGAGTATCACGGCTCAGATCCTATTCCCGCTAACTCTACCGTCTCTCCGATCAGTTTCTGACTGTCTATTTGGTTGGTCTTGGTCAGCCACTTCGTCGAGGACTGGGTCAGGATCGGCTTCCCGGCCAAGAAGAAGGTGCAGACTGAGTGCGCCTCAATGCCTTTCGATGACCAGTGCACCGTCCTCGAAAAGGTTCGCACCATTGCCCATCTGCCATCTCATACTTTGCTCATACACTATATTATGTACTCCTGTTAGCAATACTGCACACTCCACAATTCTGCATGTGGTTTGTCTAACTCATTGGTACGCTGACCAAGAGATATTTCTGAATTGTTTCCTTTCCCCAGGAGGCCGTGAACGTGTCCCTCCAGAACCTCTTGACCTACCCGTTCGTCAAGGAGGGTGTGTCCAACGGAACCCTCAAGCTCGTTGGCGGCCACTACGACTTCGTCTCCGGCAAGTTCGAGACATGGGAGCAGTAAATCTTCCCCACCGGTTAACTCCTATATATACATGCGAATACAAACGCGTACATATATCAAGATATCGTCCGACCGTCCGACCGACCGATGTGAATCCAATGCCATGGAGTGCGTACTCGTTATTTTCCAGTACTGGATGCCGGGATGGCCCGATGTGAATTCGCCATAAGCAATAGAACCTTTTTTCTTTTACCATTTTCTGACGAGGAATTGTACTACCATGTGATGCATAATTTGATCGTCCTGTGATCAAAAGACATCATATATAAGTTTAATAATATTTTCATGAACAGTTTACCCTTTTATTACCCTTTGTTCTTGCGGTTTTCCATCTGGTGTCTGCCACTGCTTAGCTGTTTGCCCAACCCAAGAAAGAGTTTGTATATCTGAAGGAACCGAAATTGACTAAAGACACCATACAAACTGACAGAAAGATTTGAGGTCTTGCAGTAATGTCTTGATTACCAATGACCTCGTCATTATAATTACATACTCGTGATCTACGCTCATGTGTAGGAACTATCTCCAGTTTCGTTTTTCAAGAAAGAAAGGTCTACCTTTCGGACTCTTTTCATCCGTGAGTTGGATATTGTTTGTGCAAAACGAATAGTTGCACTCAGCTCTGTCAGCTGTCAATTTCCAGTCTCCGGTGTCTTAGTGCATATCAGTCTAAAAGGATCCATCACATTTCATTACTCGGTGCAAAATGACAAACTTGCAAAATGCAATTTAAGGAAAAACTGACAAGACTTTCTACGGAGTAGTAATACTTAAGCAAATAGACATTTATACCACACACCATATTGACAAATGAAGAATTGGAAACTAAATGGAAGAGGGATCGAGGACTAAAAGGATTGAGGTATCTTTTTCTTGACATGAAGGATTGAGGTATCCGAAAGTACctttctacacccaggagcaaatgctcctgttgtgaacagtaaaataaaaaagaaactgaTTTTTTTTGTGACATACTTTCACAATGTTTGTTGTGCGTGCAAAATTTCATCACAGAAACACCTTGGTGgaagtcgtgcaaaaaaatcatagctccaaaatgcttttgtaagtaacattttcaaagtatcgattttgtttttttcacCATGCCTTCCACCACTGTGATTTTGTggtgaaattttgcatgcacaacaaacatttgtggaagtatgccacaaaaaaattcagaattttttgttttggattttttttactgttcacaccaggagcacttgctcctgggtgtagaaactTCATGTCCTGAGGTATGTGGAGTTCTCCCCCTTCGGTCTAGAGTGGTTGTGATTCATGTTTGAGTGCAGAAATGCAAGAGACTGGCAATTAACAGTAATGAAAAACATGTCTTTGGGTTAGATGGCTGTGTTATAGTATATAGCGCTTGAAGAGACAAATGTGAATAGCGAAACACATTTACAAGATATGTCGGTTTGAGTTGGAACCGACACGATGGTGGCTGAAAGGCAACCACCTGCGATTTATTACAAGCAAGGGTTTAATCCTTTAATTAACACATAGTTAATTAATGGACCCTAATAACTGAGGAGGAACGTTCCAAGGGGAGGAGGCACCTATGAACTATtcatttagggggggggggggctctttcCATgaaatcgaccccccccccccccccccccgcgatatATGTGTCTAAACTTCTGGTCTCGTACCTGCCCAGTTGAGCCAGAAAAGGGCAATAAAGCCAATTTTTCTGTTATGCATTGCCCAAACTAAAAACTTTGTATGGGCTTCATTTTAAAAACAACATCAAAATGCCATGATGTACATAATTTAAATGATGTCATGTTAAAAATAATCAGGTGTTGTACAtcccaaaacacacacacacacacacacatattgcagaaaaattaaaaaaattgacatGACGAAATTAGAAAAAAGAGCATGTACATTGCCATCCAGCTCCATTATTGAAAAAAGGAACAAAAACTATGATTTTTTTTGCCATGTGACCATTCATAATAAAAATGACATCCTATTAATAAAAATGCCATGGACTTGGTAATATAAATGccataataataataatgccaTCCTCTTAATAATGAACATGCCATCCTCTTAATAAAAGCCATGGGATGGATCGTAAAATGCCATGTGGCCATCCATAATAAAAATGACATCCTATTAATAAAAAATGACATGCACTTGGTAATAGAAAATGCCATGCCATTAAAAGTGAAAATGTCATACTCTCAATAACGAACATGACGTCCTCGTAAGAAAAGCCACGAGGTGGATAATAAAAAAAGCCATGTGAACATCCACAATAAAAATGCCATCCTATTAATAAAAAATGGCATGCACTTGGTAAAAGAAACTCCATGCCATTAAAAATAAAAATGTCATACTCTCAATAATAAAATGCCATCATATTAATAACAAACATGCCATCCCCTTAAAAAAGCCATGGGATGGATAATAAAAATGACATATGACCATTCATACTAAAAATGCCATGCACTTGGTAATAGAAATGCCATGCCATTAAAAAAATGACATACTCTCCACAAATAAAAATGTCATCCTCTTAATAACAAACATGCCATACTCTCCATGAATTGAGACACAATTtttatctacctatgttacttgctacctgtaagtgcatctagtgccatccctagttggttttggagtattgacgacaaacctggttgagagactaatgtgtttgtgagaattgcaggataacacaagtagtagtccctcattgattcgatttacctaccggagatgacccctaaaaatgtgtgaagacgttgaagacaatgatggtctgtgaagctaatcacgttgaagactataacatgagaagacatcgcgtgaagactatggagctgatgacgggaaaatggcgggcgtgagAATACGCGTCCATGTCATTGATACAGAGTGAAATTTAAACGCATAAATGCATACAATAAAAATaggatcaaacattgcaggtactttatttacagaactcttacatttacataaaagatctgttaattacatctccatAGAGAAAaaccctgattaagaattccaacatatctattacatagcatcacaacacatgagtactacaaaatgtagaattaaaagaaaactacaaaaatgtagaaataaaaatcCTCCTCGCTGTCTTCGACGTCGGCGTACTCGGAGAGCCTTAAACTTCGTCTATGCTAACATATGCGTTGGTTCATTCATGTAGCACGTTTATGCCTAGCTCATTAACCATCGCAAATATGTAGTAGTTGTcttatttaatggttaactagcCGGGCTAACGGTATATATGCAATATAGGGCATAACTATTTTTATGAGTTGGGTTTACTTTATAGCAACGTATATAGCGTTGCCTCGAGCCATTATATGCGAGGACTATATGAAACTTGTTGATGACATACTCGATCGCACTATATTATGTTTAGTGCGAGTAACATAGGCTATGACCCTAGTTACTTTTCTATGCATGGTACAATTTTAATTCGTATGAGAGATTACATTATGACATATGGGTTATGCTTAAATACTAGCTTTGCTAGTTTCAAACATGTCATATATGGGCATGCGACTAAGTGGATCTAGTCAAATATTTATATGGGTTTGAAtgagaatatttcttttataaagttTCGCTTCACTTGTATTAGTACTAACATCATGTAGCAACTTCGTGTCCATATGTAGCATAACCAAATGAAGTGTCGGGACTTCTTCTTGCTTGTATTATCACCACGTAGTATAGATTGTATGCTTATGGTGTAACCAAACAGAAGTGCATATCAGTATATGTTTCGCATGGACATGATGAAGTATATGACAATTCTCAAAGCCTAGATATATGACCCTAAACTATGAAGAGCCAAAGTCATGTATATTGAGTTGTCATGGCTTTGTTTCACATGGGTTTTCATTAGTACAAAAGCCGAGCGTATAATGCTACTTCTTGAGACTAATGAACATATAGACGCATGCTCCAAGTTTACACCCTATATTGATGCATTTAGGGGTCTAGCCAGACTATAAATTATATGGAAGGAACATGTGTGAATTTCCAACAAAATATGACCTTATGAAACCAAATCAATATGAGCTTTATTTCTGTTTCTATCTTTGATCTGTATCAACATATGGGATgcaagatcaccatgagaccaaaTCAAGATGGACATATTTTTATTCTTGAGTTGTATCAACATGGGATGCAAGATCGCCATGAGACCAAAACAAGATGGGCATAATTTTTGGTCTTGACTTGTATCCACATGGAGATgcaagatcaccatgagaccaaaACAAGAAGAATTTTGTGGGTAGAACCGAATATATATGAGATATGTGGTGAAAATAAGGCATCATCGATGAATATATTTAAATCTTGAACTGTATCGACATAGGATGCAAGATCACCATGCGACCAAAACAAGAAGGAACATATTTTTTATTCTTGAATTGTATCAACATGAGATGCAAGATCCCATGAGACCAAAACAAGGCGAACATAATTTAACCACGGTTTGTATCAACAAGGGATGCTAGATCCCATGAGACCAAACTAGGTGTGCTATATGGAGCAACGTAGAACACAATAGTACTTTGAGACATATGGTGCAAGAGGAATGCATCAAGAAAGGAGCAAGAAGGTAGCCATGTATTCTCACCTTGCCTTGTTTTTTTTGTACGTGTGATGCGGACGAGCAACGCCGGCGTGTAGCAGCTTGTGGGCGGTGCAGATGACGAGCAGTGCGGCCGACGACGTATGTGGTCGGCGGTGAACGGACGGCGGCGAGCAGatggccggcgacgacggcggcgagcggatgaccgacagcgacgacgacggcgagacgaacggccggcgacgacgacggtgtTGCAGCGTATGTACGTGTGTGAATGATGGATGGATGAATCGTACTCTTTAGTCTGTACCAAAATGGCCAAGCCAAAGATAAAATTTTAAGATAGATTATACCATGCACCTTAGTCTGTACCGCAATGGCCGGACTAAGGGCAAGAATTTTTTAGGAGATAAAACTTGCTCCTTGATTTGTACCATGATGGCCGAACCAAGGACTAGAGTtttggaagaagaggaagaagaaagctccCTGGTCTGAACCACAATGGCCAAACCAAGGGCTAAAGGAAAGCCATGAATCTCACCTTCTCACCTCCTGCAAGCAAGACGCCTGCCTCCtcttcttttttttgcgctctaaTATACTGTATGTGTGTGATTTTAGCAGTGGGAAAAACAGATTAGAGGGGCCGATCCTAGAGCAGTCAGATCGCCTGGTATTTATAGGGCTGGGCGCACCCACCCACGTCCCATCACATCTTGTGATCGTGTGATCGTGTGAGATCGTGCATGGAGTGGGGCtgcttcttttttttatttgtttaattGCTAATCAACCGGCAAGATCCTATCAGCCATTATGGGCTTAGTTAGGCCAAGTTTTTCTACAACGTGTAGGCCTTGGCCCATTGAGCCTAATTATTTGATTAAGCTCTAACTACATGCAGGCacaattttatttctttttcaCGTATCTATGGTCTCCTGATTTAGTTAGGAAGCCTTAATACACGTACGTACATGCATGTCTATGCATGGAccaagaggaaaaaggaaaattttCATTACACATTTGATTATATATGCCATGTCATGCACATACATCCTATACGTGTATGTACATGTGCACTTTTTACCCAATAAATCATTTTTTTTGAAGTTTCATGAATCGACCTTCTTATTGGCTTTCTTTATTAAATTATATTTTGTGTGCATCCATTAAGATACGACGATATTTTGATGGAGGAACACATTGCACCATGCTTCGACAATATTGGTGTCGTCTTTGACGGTGAAATTTTAGATCAATATCCGTCGGCGACGATGCGCATACATACAGGACAGGACTTtatgaatatttatttattttgtcatATTTCATAATTGTTGGTTTAATGTGTGTATTATCAACGTTCGAATATATAATATGCCTTTTTTGTCGGTCGTCGATTTGAGCGGTTGATGATATCTTTTAATTGATTATTTTCATTATAAAATGGATTTTTGCCATTTTGCATTTATATATTTTATGTGGTCTATGCATAATTTTATCTTGGTCAAAATCAATGTCAAcaggagcgcgaagacttagttgtttcgttgtttccttttcttctttgttgagtcataggaaacaccgtactgttaagtggggtccaagtgactgaagtgatgctcaaccaaatcctatgtcttcgagcgaagacaatgagagcaaaatcttatccagagtcggatgagtcagcttgacttgtagcccaagtcaaacTGCCGCGtgcgtttgaaatctgaccgttgcgacacgtgtcagttccttagtgacccagggtcatttcggacaaatcaggtcgggttgcccagtggctataaatagcccaccccctacaccataaattggtggctgcttagagttagtacacggcttttgtcgtttgagagcaatccaccgccgaagcttttgagagagaatccttgcgaggacaaagcccaaaccacccagagcccaaagagtgtttggcatcactgaagtctttctgtccgcgtgatctgaagacttgttacacttgaggactgtgaatcctccagccggttaggcgtcatgttctgagcatccaagagtcattgtggattgccggtgaactaagtctgtgaaggtttgaaagtctactttgaagacttaccagagtgattgggcggggactaggtgtccttagctcaagggggataaggtgaagacgcggtcttctaagttgaatctcagcctccctaaccagacgtacagttgtcacaacaactggaactggtcgaacaaatctctgTCCTCCTGGAGCTACTGGTTccatctctcacttctctttacttacagtttgtcttcatgaagtcattgcctgcttgcattatctgtttgacttcactgtgtgactacctgttctgattggcttcatactatcctccatcttgatctttactacctagctgataatagtcttcgtgctttcacttcattgaatacttgactatggcttgtctagtgtagtctaccttccgatgCATACGAATAGGgtcgtttctattgtttgtctttgaaacacccatgttttgaagactttcataaaaatcgcctattcacccccctctagtcgataactagcctttcaattggtatcagagcaaggtactcccttgttctgtgtgattcggtttaaccacctggagttttagctatgtcgactgcagggataatcaaagtctccgatgcgtgccccatcttcgatggcactgaatatccctactggaagaatagaatgcacatgcatcttgaagccattgatgtcgatctatggtatgtcgtcaagaatggtgttcccaagactggtgaaggtgtcacccctgctgacgtcaagaagttcattcaactggactctaccgccaagaacatcatctgtggtcatctgaccaaaggacagtatggccgtgtgagtgctctggaaacatcgaagctagtctgggactggctctccaaggtcaatgaaggcgtctcaactcaacGAGATCAACGGATCAGtactctccgcaacctcttcaactgcttcaagagacacgacaatgagaatgtccagctcacatttgatcgcctcactggtACCACAAATGAGCTCCaggcactcggcgccactgagattacgaagcatgagatagtgaagacactactgagatctcttgacacCTCATTTGACACCtttgccctgatgatacaagaacgccctaaCTTCAAGtctctcgatccatctgacatacttgagaggctgaACACACACAagtaccagctatctgagaaacgagatatctatggccccaactatggccgaactcgcgctttgaaggcaaaggctgctgcttcctcatctgaagaagaacctgactgtagttctggtgatcctgaagacattggaaaggagcttgctatgcttgtgaagaagttccagaaattcaccaagaagaaaggcttcagaaagtcttcacgatccaactcaaGGAATGATAAAGTTTCTGcctatgaccacaagaagagattctgccacaagtgcaaggaacctggtcactacatctctgagtgtccacagtgggacaatgagaagaagaagaagaagaagaagaagaagagcaaagaatatgttctgatgacaagaagaagaagaaatcctcaaagtcttcttccaagtcttcatcacacaagaagagctcatctggcaaggctcgtgcttttgttggcaaggaaatggattcagaggaggagtctacttctgaggaggcggaggtggattctgaggaggagtctgactctggtgagtctggctctagctacagcctacgtcgccatgtccatcttcaacactgaagacaatggctccgtcaccaacgctgatgatacTAACAAGGACGACTtgcctcccacctactgcttcatggcacgtggtgccaaggtaaaatcacgcgatgcttactttcaaacatcaagtgaagatgactctgatggtgaatctaaacctagttacaaaacacttgctaaaattgcaactgaacagtagaaagctatggaacatactcaaaaactgctagacaaaagcgatgacctgttggacgtgaaaatgaccaagtctcagtccttaattgaagacatcaaaaatcttcatgttaagtaccaggaacttgaaggtcgacacaaatcgctctcaacttctcatgaaaagctttcctatgattatcttcaaaggaagcaggaacttgagaaattgagatcggctcatgaagatcttcaaaaggagaacgagtcacttcgcgctcaacagatcagtcccgctcaggaaggatttgaaccgcatgtctaaaatgcattgagcgtgataacgctacctctgttgctggatgttctactgctactactgttgcaatatcttcaactgctgatgtggtaactaacgcctctgctgaggataccactactattgctgatgagaatgctaggttgaagacactgcttgagacagggatgtacaaaagtctcaaagggcatcagacattatgcgatgtcctcaaaaagcagattctaaaccgaaaccctaggaaagagggtgttggtttcgagaggaaaatgaatgttgatgggtcgtactggaagcctgagcagtaccccaaaaccacatgggttgctgcaaaggaaccttcagtagatccatccaccttatctggtttcacttgtgctaaccccattatcattgatgaatcctttgatgcaaactataaactgtttaagaatcaaaatgatgaagtgtttgccaggtatattggtactctgcaggaatgggccacctatgaagaagatatgggtacccaaaagctgtcttgagaatcttctagtgaatgtcatcatgacaccacctgtgaagaagacaaaccccataccaaaggcttcatatggtccaaaagcttcacATCGAacgaggactcatctgagtcaccctaaagtcaatgttttgtagggaaatcatactcagacccatgaatatgagcgtgtttcctcaaaccgctatgttcatagaactaagaacttttctgcttattcctatgagtattattcacctcctgcaaggctatttactagggctccaaagccgaagttctcagatgctgcacttagactcattgcttctaagccacccctgaaaatgtgggtggttaagaaaacttaactgtcttttgcagggaaaggtctccagccgaaaatctaAGGCGTCCAAAactaatgctggggaccttaaacatcttgtggggcgcaagataaaatgcccaaatggtcttactatgtacttcgttccgggattccttgacactcatcctatctatcctaaccaagatctaaatttccatgttccacttgttcgtcaaatgtttatgcttcacaactcgcttggtgaagcctatcccccaaactgcactgtaggctatgacacctcgtgcttcagaatggattacggacagtggatgcactaaccacatgagtggcgatcgaagtcttctgatggattcaacgctacgtccatcagacaagagtcacatcatatttgctgacattggtaaaagcaaggtattgggtctaggtagagttgcaatatcaaggaatcaacacatggataaagtgatgcttgttgaatcccttggtttcaacttaatgtctatctccatgctttgtgacttaacatgattgtgctatttggaaaatatcgatgccttgtgctaatggaatctgacaagtctctagtctttgaagggtatcagaaagatgatctgtatatggtagatttctcagcaggaccacaaatggtcgtatgtcttctagcaaaagcttcagagtgctggctttggcatcaaaggctaggacatgctggcatgagaaacttgtacactctcgcgaagaagaagcatgtcatgggcatcgaaggcgtcaagttcaagaaggatcatccgtgtggtgcctgcgaagctggaaagatgaccagggccaagcatccctcaaagacaatcatgactacatctcaacccttcgagctgctacacatgggcttatttggccctactcactactctactctcaatgccactgcttgcctctatggctttgtcattgttgatgattattctagatatacttgtgtgcatataatcctctacaagactgaagtgcaggatgtcttcaaacgctttgccaatcgtgccatgacaaactatggcatcaagatcaagcacatcagaagcgacaaaggcactgagttcaagaacaccggcctttaCCTTTATCTGGATACTTTGGGcattactcatgagttctctgctccttacacacctcagcagaatggcatcacggagcgcaagaacagaactcttattgagatggcccaaatgatgcttgatgagtacaagactccccggaagttctggcctgaagccattgacactacttgccacatcatcaactgtgtttatcttcacaagcttctgaagaaaacatcctatgaactcctatctggtaagaagccaaatgtaagctacttcaaagtatttggtgctaggtgctggatcaaggatccacatcacatgtcaaaatttgcaccgaaagcacatgaaggttttatgctt from Triticum aestivum cultivar Chinese Spring chromosome 3B, IWGSC CS RefSeq v2.1, whole genome shotgun sequence includes these protein-coding regions:
- the LOC123070200 gene encoding carbonic anhydrase, chloroplastic isoform X4 produces the protein MSGCLCLPCCYKKPSAPGGENTPAAAAAIDSSSSSLLQKPTYHPPPPPPSNKMDAAVERLKTGFEKFKTEVYDKKPDFFEPLKAGQAPKYMVFACADSRVCPSVTLGLEPGEAFTIRNIANMVPSYCKNKYAGVGSGIEYAVCALKVEVIVVIGHSRCGGIKALLSLKDGADDSFHFVEDWVRIGFPAKKKVQTECASMPFDDQCTVLEKEAVNVSLQNLLTYPFVKEGVSNGTLKLVGGHYDFVSGKFETWEQ
- the LOC123070200 gene encoding carbonic anhydrase, chloroplastic isoform X3 yields the protein MSTAAANWCYATVAPRARSSTIVASLGTPAPSNSSSFRPKLIRNTPVQAAPVAPALMDAAVERLKTGFEKFKTEVYDKKPDFFEPLKAGQAPKYMVFACADSRVCPSVTLGLEPGEAFTIRNIANMVPSYCKNKYAGVGSGIEYAVCALKVEVIVVIGHSRCGGIKALLSLKDGADDSFHFVEDWVRIGFPAKKKVQTECASMPFDDQCTVLEKEAVNVSLQNLLTYPFVKEGVSNGTLKLVGGHYDFVSGKFETWEQ
- the LOC123070200 gene encoding carbonic anhydrase, chloroplastic isoform X2; translation: MSGCLCLPCCYKKPSAPGGENTPAAAAAIDSSSSSLLQKPTYHPPPPPPSNKMDAAVERLKTGFEKFKTEVYDKKPDFFEPLKAGQAPKYMVFACADSRVCPSVTLGLEPGEAFTIRNIANMVPSYCKVSPRFLFPLFFFPFSFPRGALLTIFFCQLQNKYAGVGSGIEYAVCALKVEVIVVIGHSRCGGIKALLSLKDGADDSFHFVEDWVRIGFPAKKKVQTECASMPFDDQCTVLEKEAVNVSLQNLLTYPFVKEGVSNGTLKLVGGHYDFVSGKFETWEQ
- the LOC123070200 gene encoding carbonic anhydrase, chloroplastic isoform X1; the protein is MSTAAANWCYATVAPRARSSTIVASLGTPAPSNSSSFRPKLIRNTPVQAAPVAPALMDAAVERLKTGFEKFKTEVYDKKPDFFEPLKAGQAPKYMVFACADSRVCPSVTLGLEPGEAFTIRNIANMVPSYCKVSPRFLFPLFFFPFSFPRGALLTIFFCQLQNKYAGVGSGIEYAVCALKVEVIVVIGHSRCGGIKALLSLKDGADDSFHFVEDWVRIGFPAKKKVQTECASMPFDDQCTVLEKEAVNVSLQNLLTYPFVKEGVSNGTLKLVGGHYDFVSGKFETWEQ